The following is a genomic window from Chitinophaga caseinilytica.
CCGGGCGATGCCGGTTTTATTGGTAACGAGGTCTGAATGTTCGAGGAGGGTTTGGCGGTTCTCGCGCTGGAGGTAATCCTGGAGGCGCTCGCTGAGGCGGACGTTGCTCATCCATTTGCGGCTGTATATGCGGTTGATGCGGCGGTTCACGCCGATGGCGAGGTACACGAGCACACCGATACCCGGGAGGAAGAAAAGGAGGAGCAGGTAGGCCAGTGTTTTTCCGGTAGACCGGGTTTCCAGCAGCGCCTTGATGGCTACCAGGAAAGTGATGCCGTAGAGGATAACGATCCCGATAGACTGCCAGTGATCTTTGAGGAAATTCAGCATGGACGGATTATCTGCCGCAATAATACGACAAATCCGCAAGGGCATGAAAAAGCCGTACCTCCCAGCGTGCATTCTTCATGGTTATACGCTGCGTGGTACGGCCCGGGCTCATGACATCAGATGCTAGCGCTGGCCGCCGCCTCCGCGGGGTCCGCCCCCACGCTGGCGCATGGCTTCCTGCTGCTCTTTGTACTTTTTGAATTGCTCTTCGGAAAGAATGGCCTTCACTTTTTCGTCGCGGTCATTGTTCAGCTTCATGAATGCGTCGCGGTCGGGGCGGTTGCCAGAAGCTTGCGCGTCTTCGCGCATTTTCTGCATTTCCTTGTAGCTGCGGGTGAACACGGTGTCGAGTTTAACGACCTGGTCTTGCGAGAGTTTCAGTTCGGTGGTGAGTCTTTCGAGGGTGGCTTTCACGCGTTCTTCAACGGTGCGGCGCTGGCCTCCGCCGCCTTGCTGGGCGTAGGCTCCCAGGCCCATCGTGAGTACGAGGGCCACTGTCAACAGAAATCTTTGTTTCATGTGGTGCGTATTTGAGGGTTTCGTGTTTAGCGGTCGGGCGCGGGCTGCCGGCGGGCGCTATCGTCTTTCGGGGGGCCTTTGCGCCAGGGGCCGTTCATCTTCTTCAGCACCAGCTGCACAACGGAATCGAACCGTGGCTGCTGCTCGGGCGTGCAAAGGGCGCGCACCTGCTGGAAGTGCCGGAATGTCTGGAGATCTATCTGTTTTTGCCGCGCCGCGATCGTATCCGCCATCGCATTCACGACGGAGTCGGGTACGGACGACAGGCTCAGCAGTTTATAAAATTCGTCTTTGGCGTTCCGCATGCCGGTGAACGAGGGCTTCATCCGGTCCCAATGCTGCTCTTTTAGCTGGCGGTACGATTCGAGCTGATCCTTGCTGAACCCTACTTCCTTTTCCAGTAGCTGCATGACCTCGCCGCGGGAAGGATGGTTCCCCCTGCCGGGAGGTTCGGGTTTCTTCAGTACGATGAAAAACACCAGGAACAGGTTCGTCAGCAGCAACAGGATCACCAGTACGCTTAAAACTTTATGCTTAGCGAAGGTTTCCCTCATTGCGGATCATTTTTTTCAATATCATAAAAAGTGTTGATTCCCAAGGCATATTCGTCTGCAAACGCCTGCTGCAGCGAGGCCTGCTCCGTGCGTTCGGCAGGCTTCCATTGCATGAAGGCCAGCGTCCCGTTCAGCCCCAAAATCAGCGCGATGGCGGTAATCGCGATGGCCGGGCGGGAAATGACGGCGATAATACGCTCCCAGGCGTCTGCCGGCTGTACACGCTGCATTCTTGCCCTGAGACGGGTAAAAAAGAACTGATCCGGCTGCGCGCGCTCCGTACCGTCGAGGCTGGAGAGCGTCCGTTCAATTTCCTGTTCTATGTCTCTTCGCTTGTTCATGATCGCTTATTTTAGTTAGACGACGTTTCTTTAAAAACCTTTCATGTTATTCCCCTTCCCGGTAATATTTTTCCAATTGTTGCCGCAAATTCTGCCGCGCCCGGTGCAGGAGCCCTTCCACGGCCGACACGCTCGCGTCCATCACACCGGCTATCTCCTTGCTGCTCAGGCCTTCCAGCTTGTGGAGCACGAAAGCCGCCTTCTGACTGTCGGGCAGCCGGCCGATGGCTTTAAAAAGGAGCTGCGAGCGTTCCTTATTGGCCAGTTCCACGCCGGG
Proteins encoded in this region:
- a CDS encoding Spy/CpxP family protein refolding chaperone, producing the protein MRETFAKHKVLSVLVILLLLTNLFLVFFIVLKKPEPPGRGNHPSRGEVMQLLEKEVGFSKDQLESYRQLKEQHWDRMKPSFTGMRNAKDEFYKLLSLSSVPDSVVNAMADTIAARQKQIDLQTFRHFQQVRALCTPEQQPRFDSVVQLVLKKMNGPWRKGPPKDDSARRQPAPDR